The Caballeronia sp. NK8 genome includes a window with the following:
- a CDS encoding LacI family DNA-binding transcriptional regulator, which translates to MPKIVFDASTKQTWKSAAHMNIQEFAAKLKLSVSTVSKALNGREDVSAATRKRVLEAAERYSFCPDPAARRLRRQTADTVAFVVSPPQTSFAHPFFLDMLMGVNDAMENSGLQVIVASGRSVETELDLFKRLIERQRVDAILFGRTRRQDERIAYLLERDIPFVAFGRSETSDAFPFVDIDHQVVGRTGCGRFIALGHRRIALVHAPEYLMFSHLERLGYSEALRAAGIEFDQSLCIEADISEEGGAQAARRLLQLADPPTAIVCGHDLIALGVLRGIAETGRAPGHDVGVIGGDNHPIGRYVQPALTTFSAETHRAGKRMAEMLLQRLEGASPHSLQEIWEPELMIRASDGPRRIPARGDTSTPRRPRALRA; encoded by the coding sequence ATGCCAAAAATCGTTTTCGACGCCTCGACGAAGCAGACATGGAAGAGCGCAGCCCATATGAACATCCAAGAGTTCGCAGCGAAGCTAAAGCTGTCCGTTAGCACCGTCTCGAAGGCGCTAAATGGCCGCGAAGACGTGAGTGCGGCAACGCGCAAGCGGGTTCTGGAGGCCGCCGAGCGCTATAGCTTCTGCCCCGACCCGGCCGCGCGTCGCTTACGCCGCCAAACGGCCGACACGGTCGCGTTCGTGGTCTCGCCGCCGCAGACATCCTTTGCTCACCCTTTCTTCTTGGACATGCTGATGGGTGTGAACGACGCGATGGAAAACAGCGGTCTTCAGGTGATCGTTGCATCCGGGCGTAGCGTGGAGACGGAACTCGACCTGTTCAAGCGGCTTATCGAACGGCAGCGTGTGGACGCAATACTCTTCGGACGCACCCGTCGGCAGGACGAACGCATCGCGTATCTGCTCGAGCGCGACATTCCATTCGTCGCTTTTGGCCGAAGTGAGACATCGGATGCGTTTCCGTTTGTCGACATAGATCATCAGGTCGTTGGGCGCACCGGCTGCGGGAGATTCATCGCGCTGGGGCATCGCCGAATCGCATTAGTCCATGCTCCGGAGTACCTTATGTTTAGCCACCTCGAGAGATTGGGCTATTCAGAGGCCTTGCGGGCAGCTGGAATTGAGTTTGACCAATCGCTTTGTATCGAGGCGGATATATCGGAAGAAGGCGGCGCCCAGGCCGCACGCCGTCTGCTGCAATTGGCCGACCCGCCCACCGCGATCGTGTGCGGTCACGATCTAATCGCACTCGGGGTGCTTCGGGGGATCGCGGAGACCGGGAGGGCCCCCGGGCACGACGTAGGCGTGATCGGCGGCGATAATCATCCGATCGGGCGCTATGTCCAACCCGCACTGACCACCTTCTCAGCCGAGACGCATCGAGCCGGAAAGCGGATGGCGGAAATGTTGCTTCAACGGCTCGAAGGGGCGTCACCGCATTCGCTCCAGGAAATCTGGGAGCCTGAGTTGATGATCCGAGCTTCCGATGGCCCGCGCCGAATTCCCGCGCGCGGCGATACAAGCACGCCCAGGCGGCCACGCGCGTTGCGGGCTTAA
- a CDS encoding RidA family protein: MAARQIHAEHVYSMVNTLIEYIVTPNAPLPRGHYAQATKANGLVFVSGQLPLKNQDGVALPEGLDAQVHQALSNMREVLLAAGSDVDKLLSVQIYVSDIENWPRVNELYRAFIGENAPARTVVPCGYLHYGAQIEISAIALSGAPIQ; this comes from the coding sequence ATGGCGGCGCGGCAAATCCATGCCGAACATGTTTATTCCATGGTGAACACCTTGATCGAATATATCGTCACACCCAACGCACCTCTGCCGCGCGGACACTACGCTCAGGCTACCAAGGCCAATGGTCTTGTCTTCGTGTCCGGACAGTTGCCACTCAAGAATCAGGACGGCGTTGCTTTACCTGAAGGACTCGACGCACAGGTTCATCAGGCGTTGTCCAACATGCGCGAGGTTCTGCTTGCGGCAGGAAGCGATGTGGACAAACTGCTGAGCGTACAGATCTATGTGTCCGATATCGAAAACTGGCCGCGGGTGAACGAACTCTATCGCGCCTTCATCGGCGAAAACGCACCCGCTCGCACAGTCGTGCCGTGCGGCTATTTGCACTATGGCGCGCAAATCGAAATTAGCGCCATCGCCCTTTCTGGCGCGCCGATTCAATAA
- a CDS encoding MFS transporter, with translation MQALNWYKEAAPAERRTFWGCFCGWTLDSFDNQVLSFLLPALMAAWHFSKTEAGLIATSSLLAAAVGGWISGILSDRHGRVRVLTGSIIWFTAFSVAAGFTTSYHQLLIVRALQGLGFGAEWAVGAALMAEVINPIHRGKALGLVQSGFSVGWALAAVITGLLLAYLPASIAWRSAFWVGVVPALVVLLIRRYIPEPEVFREMKKATGGAVVATWRSSFRRDVRRWSLLAALLVTGLQASSYAIMIWLPTMLIQVRHLPVSSVAMMATMMSVGSFIGQVGFAYLNDSFGRRFTAIAFCIFSASITACYLFVPMDPWMLALLGFPVGMGINGAFAGIGPMLSELFPTEIRTTCMGFSYNVGKSVGAMSVALVGAVAERMGMVGSIALFSFVGYFCALLALTFLPETRGRDLSNVVADNESLEQADLLEQVSATRR, from the coding sequence ATGCAGGCGCTTAACTGGTACAAGGAAGCGGCTCCGGCCGAGCGGCGTACGTTTTGGGGATGCTTTTGCGGCTGGACACTGGACAGCTTTGACAATCAGGTGCTGTCGTTTTTGTTGCCCGCGCTTATGGCAGCGTGGCACTTCTCGAAAACCGAAGCGGGGCTTATCGCCACCTCATCTTTGCTCGCAGCCGCCGTTGGTGGATGGATCTCGGGCATCCTGAGCGATCGTCACGGTCGCGTGCGGGTGTTGACGGGCTCGATTATCTGGTTCACAGCGTTCAGCGTCGCTGCAGGATTCACAACTTCATATCACCAGTTACTCATCGTGCGTGCACTGCAGGGGCTGGGGTTCGGTGCGGAATGGGCCGTCGGTGCCGCCTTGATGGCGGAGGTCATTAACCCGATCCACCGAGGTAAGGCACTTGGGCTCGTGCAGAGCGGCTTCTCTGTCGGCTGGGCACTCGCTGCTGTCATCACGGGGTTGCTGCTCGCATATCTTCCTGCTTCGATCGCATGGCGTTCGGCGTTTTGGGTCGGTGTTGTGCCGGCGCTCGTTGTGCTGCTGATCCGCCGATACATACCCGAGCCCGAAGTGTTCCGCGAGATGAAGAAGGCTACGGGCGGTGCCGTTGTGGCAACGTGGCGTTCGTCTTTTCGCCGAGATGTGCGACGGTGGAGTCTGCTCGCAGCGCTGCTCGTCACTGGACTCCAGGCCAGCAGTTACGCGATCATGATCTGGCTTCCGACGATGCTCATTCAGGTCCGGCACTTGCCGGTGTCGAGTGTTGCAATGATGGCGACGATGATGAGCGTCGGCTCGTTCATCGGCCAGGTCGGTTTCGCTTACCTCAACGACTCATTCGGCCGCCGCTTCACCGCAATCGCCTTTTGCATCTTTTCCGCGTCGATCACAGCCTGCTACCTCTTCGTCCCGATGGATCCGTGGATGCTCGCGCTGCTGGGCTTTCCGGTGGGCATGGGCATCAACGGTGCCTTTGCCGGAATCGGGCCGATGCTCTCGGAACTGTTCCCCACGGAGATCCGCACCACCTGCATGGGATTTTCTTACAACGTCGGCAAGTCGGTCGGCGCCATGAGCGTCGCTTTGGTCGGAGCCGTTGCCGAGCGCATGGGCATGGTTGGATCGATCGCGCTTTTTAGCTTCGTTGGCTACTTCTGCGCGCTGCTTGCGTTGACGTTCCTGCCCGAAACACGCGGGCGGGACCTTTCCAACGTCGTCGCTGACAACGAATCCTTGGAACAAGCAGACTTGCTCGAGCAGGTCAGCGCCACGCGCAGATGA
- a CDS encoding flavin reductase family protein → MSSESGVEFYDPAEGHGLPHDPFKAIVAPRLIGWVSTRSPQGQPNLAPYSFFGAFASSPPIIGFASEGRKDSLRNIEATREFVWNLATRPLAEQMNLTSATVGPEIDEFQLTGLTPAEGRNVSVPRVGESPAALECRLLQVIHLLDLHGSPTDSWLVLGQVVGVHIQKAYLKDGLFDTRAAQPIMRAGYRADYAQIGEMFEMYRPVI, encoded by the coding sequence ATGAGCAGTGAATCGGGGGTCGAATTTTACGATCCCGCCGAGGGGCATGGCCTGCCGCATGACCCCTTCAAGGCGATTGTCGCGCCTCGCCTGATCGGCTGGGTGTCGACGCGTTCGCCGCAGGGACAGCCGAACCTTGCGCCGTACAGTTTCTTCGGTGCATTTGCGAGTTCGCCGCCCATCATCGGCTTCGCGAGCGAAGGGCGGAAAGACAGTTTGCGCAATATCGAGGCAACGCGTGAATTCGTGTGGAACCTCGCGACCCGGCCACTTGCGGAGCAGATGAACCTGACCTCCGCCACCGTTGGGCCGGAAATCGATGAATTCCAGCTGACGGGGCTCACGCCTGCGGAGGGTCGGAATGTGTCGGTGCCGCGGGTAGGTGAATCGCCAGCGGCGCTTGAGTGCCGATTGTTGCAGGTTATACACCTTCTTGATCTGCACGGGAGCCCGACCGACAGCTGGCTTGTACTTGGTCAGGTCGTGGGCGTGCACATTCAGAAGGCTTATCTGAAAGACGGTTTGTTCGATACGCGTGCCGCGCAGCCGATTATGCGGGCTGGCTATCGAGCGGACTACGCGCAGATCGGCGAGATGTTCGAGATGTATCGGCCGGTAATATGA
- a CDS encoding acyl-CoA dehydrogenase family protein, with the protein MTQIDNEVSMIRETARRFVRNRLVPLEQQIETDDDVSHELLAQLRSEVAALGLYGFNLPESIGGPGLSAAAKVAILEELTYTSVPLSEVFGHLPLQLSQANDRQRAELLPEILAGRKIVTYALTEPNAGSDLGGLRTRAERASGGWVLNGSKHFISHAETADYIIVLAVTDAGASLKGKLSTFIVRKGNPGVVGMTRYRKMGWRGYHLNGFTLENCFVPEEDLLGEVNAGFLGMMQSINQDRLLSASRSLGLSARAQTMACEYAQERKAFGAQLSQHQAIQFMVADNDVEIEAARMLIGAAAQMIEDADPRAHVAACRAKLYASEMGCRVTDRVLQIFGGMGYMTELPIERFYRDARAFRIGEGTSEMQRIQIARAAFASGGHHGL; encoded by the coding sequence ATGACTCAAATCGACAACGAAGTATCGATGATCCGCGAAACTGCCCGCCGCTTCGTGCGCAACCGGCTTGTTCCGCTTGAACAGCAAATTGAGACGGACGATGACGTAAGTCACGAGTTGCTTGCCCAACTGCGATCCGAAGTCGCGGCCCTCGGCCTGTACGGGTTTAACCTTCCAGAGAGTATCGGTGGCCCCGGGCTATCGGCTGCAGCAAAAGTGGCCATTCTCGAGGAGCTCACATACACGTCTGTCCCGTTGAGCGAGGTGTTCGGCCATCTGCCGCTTCAACTGTCTCAGGCGAACGACCGTCAACGCGCCGAGCTGTTGCCCGAGATCCTCGCCGGCCGAAAGATTGTCACGTATGCGCTGACGGAGCCTAACGCCGGCTCAGATCTCGGTGGCCTGCGCACGCGTGCAGAACGGGCGTCGGGCGGATGGGTACTCAACGGAAGCAAACATTTCATTTCTCACGCGGAGACGGCCGACTACATCATCGTGCTTGCCGTAACCGATGCAGGCGCATCCCTCAAGGGTAAGCTCAGTACTTTCATCGTCCGCAAGGGAAATCCGGGTGTAGTCGGCATGACGCGCTACCGCAAGATGGGATGGCGAGGCTACCACCTCAATGGTTTCACGCTCGAAAACTGCTTCGTTCCCGAGGAGGACTTGCTGGGCGAGGTCAATGCGGGCTTCCTCGGCATGATGCAGTCGATCAACCAGGATCGCTTATTGTCGGCGAGCCGTTCGCTTGGTCTTTCGGCACGGGCCCAGACGATGGCCTGTGAGTATGCGCAAGAGCGCAAGGCATTCGGCGCGCAGCTTTCCCAACATCAGGCAATCCAGTTCATGGTTGCTGATAACGATGTGGAAATCGAAGCGGCACGCATGCTGATTGGCGCGGCGGCGCAGATGATCGAAGACGCCGATCCGCGCGCACATGTCGCTGCATGCCGCGCGAAGCTTTATGCGAGCGAGATGGGTTGCCGCGTGACCGATCGCGTGCTCCAGATCTTTGGCGGCATGGGTTACATGACAGAACTGCCTATTGAACGTTTTTACCGCGACGCGCGTGCATTCCGCATTGGTGAAGGTACGTCAGAGATGCAACGCATCCAGATTGCGCGTGCTGCCTTCGCATCGGGAGGTCATCATGGCCTTTGA
- a CDS encoding AMP-binding protein, with protein MAFDLLDAGNLELPALHHGVHSYTRGDLGLAGRRAASFLHELGVRRGDTFAVWLPDGAVWMQLFFGAAQLGALMVPVSTRFRKQEALHVVKTSKARVLFVPKRFLDFDYAGSAREIDASCEALSHVVEIERFDGLAWSEREPYPHWDGRDTDLLCTFMTSGTTGQPKLAAHTAGGIARHARNVGSYNDMRTNDVVLCALPLYGVLGFVQAIAALASGAACVLLPVFKADAAAAAIERHRVTHFFGSDAMFDMVLNAGDYSLATWRRGAFPEYAGLGRSVIAKAWDAWGVRLTGLYGMSECFAMAAMRDPQGDAEQRGTPGGRPISPEIAFRIADPESGETLADRQQGELQLRGYNIMAGYLNNPAATAATFTADGWFKTGDLAYADGGSFRYVGRIRDSLRLRGYLVDPVEIESFLTQHSGVEAAQVVGVHVEGEGDVAVAFIRASTTPETEEALLAWCKQGIAGFKVPRRIIAVEAFPQKEGPNGVKILRNELREMAGRCLGIAQPASV; from the coding sequence ATGGCCTTTGACCTGCTCGACGCGGGAAACCTCGAACTGCCCGCTCTGCATCACGGAGTGCATAGTTATACGCGCGGCGATCTGGGACTTGCGGGGCGGCGTGCCGCGTCATTTCTTCATGAACTCGGTGTAAGACGAGGCGACACCTTCGCGGTGTGGCTTCCCGATGGCGCTGTATGGATGCAACTCTTCTTCGGCGCAGCTCAACTTGGCGCTCTGATGGTGCCAGTGAGCACCCGCTTCCGAAAGCAGGAAGCGCTGCATGTCGTGAAAACATCGAAGGCGCGTGTTCTCTTCGTGCCAAAGCGTTTTCTCGATTTTGACTACGCCGGCTCGGCGCGCGAGATCGACGCTTCGTGCGAGGCGTTGAGCCATGTCGTCGAAATCGAACGATTCGACGGTCTCGCATGGAGCGAGCGCGAACCTTACCCACATTGGGACGGGCGTGATACCGATCTTCTCTGCACTTTTATGACCTCGGGCACGACGGGGCAACCGAAGCTCGCGGCACACACGGCGGGCGGAATTGCTCGTCATGCGCGCAATGTCGGTTCTTACAACGATATGCGAACGAACGACGTAGTGCTCTGCGCGCTGCCTCTTTATGGCGTGCTTGGTTTCGTGCAGGCTATCGCGGCCCTCGCATCGGGCGCTGCGTGCGTGTTACTGCCCGTGTTTAAAGCGGACGCTGCAGCGGCGGCTATCGAACGGCATCGCGTCACGCATTTCTTCGGTTCGGACGCCATGTTCGACATGGTGCTCAACGCTGGAGACTACTCCCTTGCTACCTGGCGCCGCGGCGCATTCCCGGAATATGCAGGCCTTGGTCGCAGTGTCATCGCCAAGGCGTGGGACGCTTGGGGGGTTCGACTGACAGGTTTGTACGGCATGTCCGAATGTTTCGCGATGGCGGCGATGCGCGACCCGCAAGGCGACGCGGAGCAGCGGGGGACGCCCGGAGGCAGACCGATCTCGCCCGAGATCGCCTTCCGAATTGCCGACCCGGAGAGCGGAGAGACGCTTGCAGACCGTCAACAGGGCGAACTGCAACTGCGCGGCTACAACATTATGGCAGGTTACCTCAACAATCCCGCTGCAACGGCGGCAACCTTCACCGCGGACGGCTGGTTCAAGACGGGCGATTTAGCCTACGCCGATGGTGGCTCTTTCCGCTATGTCGGCCGCATTAGGGACAGTCTGCGCCTGCGAGGCTACCTGGTTGATCCCGTCGAAATCGAGTCCTTCCTCACGCAGCATTCCGGCGTAGAGGCGGCCCAGGTCGTCGGCGTACACGTCGAAGGAGAAGGGGACGTCGCGGTCGCATTCATTCGCGCGTCCACGACACCCGAAACTGAGGAGGCGTTGCTTGCCTGGTGCAAGCAAGGCATCGCCGGTTTCAAGGTGCCTCGCCGCATCATCGCAGTTGAGGCGTTTCCGCAAAAGGAAGGTCCTAACGGCGTCAAAATCCTGAGAAACGAGTTGCGTGAAATGGCCGGACGTTGTCTCGGTATTGCGCAGCCGGCATCGGTATGA
- a CDS encoding citryl-CoA lyase has translation MKQADIRSDIAWATPKKVVIHGLDLCDDIVGKIDFGQMAFLQLFARLPQERELRMFNAMMVILVEHGITPSSLATRMTYAGAPEAVQAAVAAGLLGLGSVFVGSLDNAARLLQESIPNPENAPDIDALARLIVESYRERKEILPGIGHPFHKPIDPRAPALFKVAKETGYDGPYIRLMTAIGTEAEHKLARALPVNVTGAMAAVASEMGIPWRICRGLAVAARAVGLVGHVLEEMRQPFATALYLRTEHEASAHLIPTQDREQS, from the coding sequence ATGAAGCAAGCTGACATTCGCTCCGACATTGCGTGGGCGACACCAAAGAAGGTAGTTATTCACGGTCTCGATTTGTGCGACGACATTGTTGGGAAGATTGACTTTGGCCAAATGGCGTTCTTGCAATTATTCGCGCGCCTGCCGCAGGAGCGTGAGCTACGCATGTTCAACGCGATGATGGTCATTCTTGTCGAGCATGGCATCACGCCTTCGTCACTCGCCACTCGCATGACGTATGCGGGCGCGCCGGAAGCCGTTCAGGCGGCCGTGGCTGCAGGTTTGCTTGGTCTCGGCTCGGTTTTCGTGGGTTCGCTTGATAACGCTGCCCGACTATTGCAAGAGTCGATTCCCAACCCGGAGAATGCGCCCGACATCGATGCACTCGCCCGCCTGATTGTCGAGAGCTACCGTGAACGCAAGGAGATTTTGCCGGGAATCGGGCATCCGTTTCACAAGCCGATTGACCCGCGCGCGCCGGCGCTCTTCAAAGTCGCTAAAGAGACCGGCTACGATGGCCCCTACATCCGCCTCATGACTGCGATCGGCACAGAGGCGGAACACAAGCTTGCTCGCGCGCTGCCGGTGAATGTCACGGGCGCGATGGCGGCGGTGGCGTCTGAAATGGGCATTCCGTGGCGCATCTGCCGTGGGTTGGCCGTTGCAGCTCGCGCGGTTGGCTTGGTCGGTCACGTACTTGAAGAGATGCGGCAGCCATTCGCGACCGCCCTATACCTTCGTACGGAGCACGAAGCGAGCGCACATCTGATCCCAACGCAAGACCGAGAACAATCGTGA
- a CDS encoding thioesterase family protein, with protein MSAPLPNAFRFWTEEKLRNADTDQFRHVNNAVIATFFEAARMEIFSPPQIRSLMDGANLAVVRLLIEFRTELHFPGHVGVGSAVIEVGNTSFRVRQSMFDDHDETLCATAEAVCVLVHGETGRPHPIAPELRAYLSKDAEKETYS; from the coding sequence GTGAGTGCGCCGCTGCCAAACGCCTTTCGCTTCTGGACCGAAGAGAAGCTAAGGAATGCGGATACCGACCAATTCCGGCATGTCAACAATGCGGTGATCGCAACGTTCTTCGAAGCGGCGCGGATGGAGATCTTCTCACCGCCGCAGATTCGTTCACTGATGGATGGCGCGAATCTCGCAGTTGTCAGACTACTAATCGAATTTCGCACGGAGTTGCATTTTCCCGGCCACGTTGGCGTCGGAAGCGCGGTCATCGAAGTGGGAAATACATCGTTCAGAGTGCGGCAGAGCATGTTCGATGACCATGACGAGACGCTTTGCGCTACGGCGGAAGCGGTTTGTGTCCTTGTACACGGTGAGACCGGACGTCCGCATCCGATTGCACCCGAACTTCGGGCATATCTTTCCAAGGACGCCGAGAAGGAGACTTACTCATGA
- a CDS encoding enoyl-CoA hydratase/isomerase family protein, translating into MTTGTVMYERLGDIALVTLNDPSRRNALSREIVRGVSAALDRALEDGARAVAIAANGPAFCAGANIDDLRSGWMESPPPDEDPALMFKRIAEFERPVIAAVHGPAIGGGMELTLACDLVVASTTAWLSMPELGHGVIPNTGVALLSRIVGLRRAFDLILTRRRVPIEEALELGLVNCVVSSEELSDSVLSLAHQVVDTVPPGALRAAKLNLCAHAGIDWERVVSSPRDVPKEEWQEGLDAFTQKRNPNYARFWS; encoded by the coding sequence ATGACGACAGGCACGGTTATGTATGAGCGGCTCGGAGATATCGCGCTCGTGACGCTGAATGATCCGAGCCGCCGCAATGCGCTGTCCCGCGAGATCGTCCGTGGCGTGTCAGCCGCTTTGGACCGGGCGCTGGAGGACGGCGCTCGCGCGGTCGCTATCGCCGCAAACGGGCCCGCGTTTTGTGCCGGCGCAAACATCGACGATCTCCGTTCTGGATGGATGGAAAGTCCGCCGCCCGACGAAGATCCCGCACTGATGTTTAAGCGCATTGCAGAGTTCGAGCGACCGGTCATTGCGGCGGTTCACGGCCCGGCAATAGGGGGTGGCATGGAACTCACCCTCGCCTGCGATCTGGTTGTCGCAAGCACCACCGCATGGCTGTCGATGCCTGAATTGGGGCACGGTGTCATTCCGAACACTGGCGTCGCGCTGTTGTCGCGGATCGTCGGATTGCGCCGCGCATTTGATCTCATCCTGACGCGCAGACGTGTTCCGATCGAGGAAGCGCTGGAACTCGGCCTGGTGAACTGCGTGGTTTCTTCCGAGGAACTGAGCGACAGCGTTCTGTCTTTGGCGCATCAGGTGGTTGACACTGTGCCGCCCGGCGCGTTGAGAGCGGCCAAGCTCAACCTTTGCGCACACGCGGGGATAGATTGGGAGCGCGTCGTGAGCTCGCCACGAGATGTGCCGAAAGAAGAGTGGCAGGAAGGGCTCGATGCCTTCACTCAGAAGCGGAACCCCAACTACGCACGCTTTTGGAGCTGA
- a CDS encoding electron transfer flavoprotein subunit beta/FixA family protein, translating to MKVLVSVKRSVDPNVKVSVKRDNTGVDISNVKMSMNPFDEIAVEEAVRLKEAGVATEVVAVSAGNAQSQETLRTALAIGADRAILIESTGELQPLAVAKLLKAIIDKEQPSLVLLGKQAIDDDSNQTGQMLAALARFPQATFASKVTIADGKATVERELDGGAETLSLRLPAVVTTDLRLNEPRYVTLPNIMKAKKKPLEIISSGSLGVDVSPRLETLKVTEPPKRAAGVKVANAKELVAKLTSEAKVL from the coding sequence GTGAAAGTACTCGTATCGGTCAAGCGTTCGGTGGATCCCAACGTGAAGGTGAGCGTCAAACGTGACAACACCGGCGTCGATATTTCGAACGTCAAAATGTCGATGAATCCGTTCGACGAAATAGCAGTGGAAGAAGCGGTACGCTTGAAGGAAGCGGGCGTCGCGACGGAAGTGGTCGCGGTGTCAGCAGGCAACGCGCAATCTCAGGAAACGCTGCGCACTGCTCTGGCCATTGGCGCGGATCGCGCGATCCTAATCGAATCAACCGGGGAGTTGCAGCCTCTCGCTGTGGCAAAGCTCCTCAAGGCGATCATCGACAAAGAGCAGCCTTCTCTCGTCTTGCTAGGCAAGCAGGCGATCGACGACGACTCGAATCAAACGGGTCAGATGCTTGCTGCGCTGGCGCGCTTTCCCCAGGCGACTTTCGCATCGAAGGTCACCATTGCGGACGGGAAGGCCACAGTTGAACGCGAACTGGACGGTGGCGCAGAAACGCTGTCGCTCAGGCTTCCCGCAGTGGTGACGACCGATTTGCGTCTGAACGAGCCGCGCTACGTCACGCTACCGAACATCATGAAGGCCAAAAAGAAGCCACTCGAAATCATCTCATCCGGATCGCTCGGGGTCGATGTTTCCCCGCGTCTGGAGACACTGAAGGTCACCGAGCCACCGAAGCGCGCCGCTGGCGTGAAGGTCGCTAACGCGAAGGAACTGGTCGCAAAACTGACATCCGAAGCTAAAGTGCTTTGA
- a CDS encoding electron transfer flavoprotein subunit alpha/FixB family protein, which translates to MTILVIAEHDNQTLNASTLNTIGAAAVIATFTNHPIHVLVAGHGAKAVAEEAAKVAGVEKVLLADAPRLAEGLAEPVEATLVDLGKDYSHILAPATAYGKNIAPRVAARLDVAQISEVISVTDVDTFERPIYAGNAIALVRSRDPIKVLTVRATAFDPAACEGVGASIEGIRAADDEGLSQFVSREVTKLDRPELTSANVIVSGGRGLGSGESYRAVLEPLADRLGAAMGASRAAVDAGFVPNDYQVGQTGKIVAPQLYIAVGISGAIQHLAGMKDSKVIVAINRDEEAPIFSVADYGLVGDLFECVPALLDELDAPR; encoded by the coding sequence ATGACGATTCTTGTTATCGCTGAACACGACAACCAAACGCTTAATGCGTCGACGTTAAACACCATCGGCGCCGCGGCCGTGATCGCGACTTTTACCAATCATCCGATTCATGTGCTCGTCGCAGGACACGGTGCAAAAGCGGTCGCAGAAGAGGCCGCGAAAGTGGCGGGGGTCGAAAAGGTGCTTCTCGCCGATGCTCCTCGGCTTGCTGAAGGCCTTGCGGAGCCTGTCGAAGCCACGCTCGTGGATCTTGGCAAAGACTATTCGCACATCTTGGCGCCTGCGACTGCCTATGGGAAAAACATTGCGCCGCGCGTTGCAGCCCGGCTGGATGTCGCTCAAATCAGTGAGGTCATATCTGTTACTGATGTCGACACGTTTGAGCGGCCAATCTATGCGGGAAATGCCATCGCGTTGGTTCGGTCTCGCGATCCGATCAAGGTGCTGACGGTTCGTGCAACCGCTTTTGATCCCGCGGCATGTGAGGGCGTTGGTGCTTCGATTGAAGGGATTCGCGCAGCCGATGATGAGGGCCTGTCGCAATTCGTGAGCCGGGAGGTGACAAAGCTGGACCGGCCTGAACTGACATCGGCGAACGTGATCGTGTCCGGTGGACGCGGCCTGGGCAGCGGCGAGAGCTACCGGGCCGTGCTGGAGCCTCTGGCTGATCGGCTTGGCGCGGCGATGGGCGCGTCACGAGCGGCAGTCGACGCTGGGTTCGTACCCAACGACTATCAGGTCGGCCAGACGGGAAAGATCGTTGCGCCGCAGTTGTATATTGCGGTCGGCATATCCGGTGCGATCCAACATCTCGCAGGCATGAAGGACTCGAAAGTGATCGTGGCGATCAACCGAGACGAAGAGGCGCCCATCTTTAGCGTTGCGGACTATGGCCTTGTTGGTGACCTCTTTGAGTGCGTTCCTGCGCTGCTCGACGAGTTGGATGCGCCGCGATGA